DNA from Prunus persica cultivar Lovell chromosome G6, Prunus_persica_NCBIv2, whole genome shotgun sequence:
AGCAATGACACGTGAAAGATTGGATGAATTCTGGACCCCGCAGGAAGCTTCAATTTATAAGCCACTTGTCCCACCCTCTGGAGAATTTCATATGGCCCAAAGAATCTTGGTGATAACTTCAGATTTCTTCGTAGTGACAAAGACATTTGGCGATAAGGTTGTAATTTCAGATAGACAAAGTCACCAACCTCAAAGCTTTTATCAATTCGCTTGGCATCGTAGAACTTTTTCATGCGCTCTTGAGCCACAAGCAACTGTTCTCGCAGGTCCTTGAGGACTTGTTCTCTGCTGCGTAGCTCCTGATCAACGGCTTCCACTTGAGTAGTTCCTGGAACATAGGACAATAAATTCGGGGGTGGTTTCCCATAAACTATCTCGTATGGAGTCTTTTTGGTAGAAGCATGTATACTGGTATTGTAGCAATATGCTGCCCAAGGAATCCATCGCACCCATTCTTTTTGGTTGTGACTTGTAAAACATCTTAGATACATTTCAACAGTTCTGTTTACCACTTCAGTTTGTCCGTCAGTTTGGGGGTGATAAGATGAGCTAAAATTGAAGCTTGTTCCCTGCAATTTGAATAATTCCCTCCAAAAAAGGCTTGTAAAAGTGGGATTAATGCCAGCCTTTCGAGCAATTTTACTACTCAAAAAATTATGTGTGCTTCCAGAATCGACCAAGAAAGTCATTTGATGTTTGCCCACGTTGCCATGCATCCTCATTGTCTGGGGAGTCCGAGCACCATATATTGCATGAATAGATACTTCAGGTAATTCTTCTCCAGCCAAGTCAACTTCAGCATTACATTCGCCCTCCGCTTCGTCTTCTACATCAGGCCAACAACCTTCAatgagaaataattttttgcaTCTGTGTCCAGGACTAAACTTTTCATCACAATTGAAGCAAAGTCCTTTGTCTTTTCGTTCTTTTAATTCGGCTGGAGACAGCCGCTTAATTGGCATGAAATTTTGTCGACGGTCAGACTTCATAACAATATTGGTAGAGAGCTGCTTCACATCCGAAGGTGAGTATCGCCTATTTGTTTGGTTGCGGGACTCATACAGGCGAGCCAAACCGATAGCAGCAGAGAGTGTTTGCGGCTTACACGCTTGCACATCAGTTTTGATATTCTCCTTCAACCCACTCACAAAACAGCCAACTTGTTGATCTGGAGTGAGTCGTCCTGCTCTAATCAACAATTTCTCAAACTGGGTTTGATAATCTCGTACTGAACCTGTTTGTTGTAACTTTGTCAGATCACCAAAGAAGTCTTGAAATTGGGTGGGACCGTACCTGTCATGTAGTCCTTGCTTAAAAGTTGCCCATGTGGTGATCGGGGTTTCCTCCTTCATCAATTGGAACCACAATTGCGCATCCCCTTCAAGATTAAATGAAGCTAACGGAACTCTCTCCGTTTCTGGAGTGTGGTGAAAGTCAAAGAATTGTTCAGCACGACATATCCAACTTGTGGGATCTTCCAATCCGTTGAAGTGAGGAAAGTCTAGCTTCACCATTTTAGGAAGGTAAGAGTTGCCAGAATTTGGAGTGGTGGATCCACTTCCAAATGTTCGACCTCCACAACCATTGAAAGCACTACTGGATCCATCACCGGTTCGAGAAATTTGATCCAAGCGAGCATTCATGGCTGCGAACATCTCTTGCATCTCCTTGAGTATTCTTTCTTGTCCAGTGGCTAGGGAGCCCACTTCAGTTTCCAAGCGTTCTACCCGTTGCTCCTCCATGCCCAATTCTGATACCAAGCTGTTATGTGCTTGGGACAGCGCTCGTGTGATTGGACGATTAGGTATAGGAACTTGGTATGTAGTTTTCTTCTTACGGTCACCTATGGCTGCAGCAATATTTAGAAGGCTCAGTTGGGATAACAATTAGACGATAAGGGTTGCTTCGAGGGAACCCAAAACCTCCAAGTTAGACAAGCTAACAGTAAGGGATAATATCTTATATCTCATTAATGAAAAGCcactgaaatttatacaaacaagGACTCTAACTGAAAGCTTAGAAAGGGGGAAACTTTTCCCATGACGCCCACTATAAAAGTGGATAACATGACTCCTAAAACTACTCAACAACTAAAGACATGCAAACTCCTACAATTATGCAACAACTAATAACCATGTAACCATCTCCACTCACTCATGAGGGAGCACGTGACAAAATCTGCTTGTAGCAGGCTTCACAGGGTACACATTGTGGCCACAGTAGGTCACTGCCAGTATCAGCAATGCCGTAAACATCGACCGGTGGATTTCCAATGGAGGTTAAGCTCTTTGAAGGAGTTTTGTTATGAGTGTAGAACGGTAAATTTGGGAAGTTTCGGTGGATAAGTTTGATACTCACCATTAACATCATTGCCTGCTGCAGTAGCTGTAGCTGTAGCTGAATTAAGGCATAGAATTAGACAAATGATCAGAATCATAGTCATAGCACCAAAATGTGAATGGAAAATGAAAGTTTTTGAGGCTGCCATGAGAGAGGAGGGGGGGATTTCATATACTGGAAAAGACAAAGTGCAATCAATGAGATTTCTCGTATACCTGCAAGTTCAGGGATGAGATATATAAACCAGAGAGAGTACACAAGGCCTTAAATGCAAGGTGGTAGATACAGAGTTAATCTATGGGGATTTGCATTAATGGCTAAATCTGTGGATGCATGGATTTTTATGGCATTCTTAGCTAATTAATCCTtagagaaaatcaaagaagtcATGATGCAATGCTTGGATTTTCTTGGTCGTCTACATTAATGCTTCAGTTACGTTCAATGGTGGCATATGCACTGTAACTTGTATAGTCAGCCTGTTGCTGCTAAGCCTTGATTTATAAATCAGTGGTCTTAGGTTTGAACCCCCACAACACCTTGGTagcgtgtgtgtgtgaaatcaCCATCCcattataatttaaactattgCTTGTATTATCCCcatatagtttagactattacttgtattaaaaaaagaaagattaagAGAAATTAATTTCAATCAACAAAGAATGAACAAATTCTTGGGTTACATGCATACCCTCCCACATAGCGAATTAAAACAGCCACTGTTACTCTTTGTAGAGGGAAAAAATGacaagtaaaagaaaatttaaaaggtAGGCGAAGGAAGAGGAAAAGGGCATGGCCATAGAACTACTAGAACTAGCACTCTTTTGCGGCGTGCGCATAGCTGAAGGAGACCATCATTTTTTCAAGGTCGAAACCAATCAAGAAATTGGAGTGCGCATAGCTTCCATAAATAGAAACACTATCATTTGCGGCGTCAGTGGCGTTCTGCACTGAAAAGCACAACAGTTTATGTTGGTGGTATCGATACAAGGCTTGTGCTAGTGATAGGGCATACCTGAGATTTTGAGGGTtttttgagaaacttaaattgGGGTTTCATATAatctaatataaaaatactataaataaaaatttgtcgtaacttaatgtcataaacaatttttttataactaaaagtcACCATTAATAAATATGTAATGacaatcaaaaatcaaattcataaaaatttaaatgttttcatttgataaagttaaatGTTTGGTACAAAAATAAGCTCCTTATGCCCCTATAAGGTTGGcaattacaaattaaagagTAGTTCCACACAAATGTGATTAAAAAATTAGATTATATTGCATTAAACacaaaagcaacaacaaaaacaaacctgactatccaaaaatcaaaagcaaaaaaaacagCCAGTACAATACTAATGTCTGAAAAATGATCTTCTTGAATTTTAGAAgagaaatcatcaatcaaatgtTCATAATCAAGTTTTTCTAGAAGTTCACTTTCAATTGAAATCAAAGCTAGTCTATTTAATCTTTCTTGCGACATAGTTGATCGCAAGTATGATTttaacaattttaattttgaaaaacttcTTTCTGTAGATGCAACAATAACATGAATAGTCAATAGGATTCCAATCATCAAcatgataataatttaataaaataagtcaAGTAATATATAGAATAGATTGAAATTTAGATACATACTTGAATTTGAATCTgactatttgattttgagtggTCTTTAtgaattagggttttctctttttggtgttgaaattcttgaaattgaaagaataacaaaaattgtcaaaggattgaaaaaagaaccaaagagaGATTGAAGAATGATGATGATTACTTACCAGAAAATCAGAgtttaagagaaagaagaagccatgaatttttatttttgttttgaagtaAAAAGTGcttgggtttagggtttaggctTCCCTGACGTGGATGTCAAGGTAACTGTCTCTCTGGCCACAACTCCTGCGGTAACTGTTTCGTCCAGATAAGAGTAATTGTAATTGCAAACCTTTTGATGAGTTTGAGCAAGAGTAAGACCTAGGATCATTCTCAACGTTACATTCTGGTGCATCACATGGAAGGAGCCTAAATGTTGGGGACTTTTTCGGGATCGAATTTAGGATTCTTCTGCTTGTAGCAACCGGGACATGGTTCACATTGTGTCCATAATAGCGTACTGCCTGTATCAGCCACAGCATAAATATCATGTGGTGGAGTTCCAATTGAGAGCTTCATAAGTTGTGCACCTTCACCATCGTCCATGTCACGCTTCACTTGTGACTGTGTGAGGTTTGCATCCTTGGACGGGCTCATGAGACGTCGAAAAGCTTTGTTTCTGTTGTTATGATTGTAGAATGGTgaatttggggagttttgGTGGATAGGTTGGACACTAAACCCGCCATTAATATTGTAATTATTATTGCCAACTGGTGTAGCTGTAGCTGAATTAAGGCATAGAATTAGATaaaagatgaaaatcataGTCACTAGACCATACTAATTGTATAAGATAAGACAAGGAGATGGAGGCAGATTTCAGGAAATGTACAATCAGACCTTAAATACAAGAAGTGATCTATTTTTCTCATCTTATGGTTGCAGTGGCAggtattgtttgtttttagagAATTTGGAAGAGGCCCCCAAGCTACGGTTTTtctgggaaaaaaaactccaggTATACCACTTGTGTGTCCACTTTTAGATGCAGGACGTTCATCTGGCTCTGGTCAAAGCATGAACCTCATTTCTTGGGTTTTCAACTTTtgacttttcttaattatcataattatataatattcatATAATTAATTGCCCTTTTTCATGGATAATATACTTGGCTAGCTCCTGCCTGAATTACTAGGTCTCCTACCACATCACCACCGCATGACAGCAACCAACTAGATCTCTACTCTTTGTCCTAGAGGCATGGAAGAAGGAACTGAAGTTTCAATATATTTCGAAGATACAGTCGAGAAAGATTTCTCAATGCTTGCCCCCTCATCTTCAGAGTTCAGACTCAATTATATACACAGTACAGTACAGGGTTATAATTGGTTAATTACATAATAATCAGAAATAATTAATGCTTAATTACCTCGAGGAATGTCAGAAGCAAAGCGATATCAGTACTCTTGTCTTGAGTTCCAAAGAGCATGTATATTGTGAATTGTGATGGGGGTTAACTGGTTGTGCATGAAATCTAACATTACTTGGCTATCAAGTTTAGGagactcaaaagaaaaaaaaaacagaagattgcttaattaattaccttCTAGCTCCCAGTTCCAGGAATTCTAATCATAATTGTATACTTGTATTCATACTTAATGAGGAGACTCTGTTATCCTGGATAGGAAGGTTTTTGTGCAGGTCAACTGTTTTGTTGTCGTCGGACATGCCACTTTGTTTCCAACTCACTGGAATAATGATTGGAtatgctattttttttttcgttacAAATTTAGGATGCTAGTTCAATTAAATATGTTCATGTTTTTAGTAGTAAATGTTTTGCAAAGAAGTTGTTTTAACTTGTGTGGGAAGTTCTTCTGGTTAGATGACCATTTTCTTGAAAGCCAATTTGGCAGTATATAATCAAACCTAGGGATTAAGAGTCTTAAATTTGCATGATGATGGTTCTTTGTTTTGACAGTATATATGATCCTATAAGCTCGCTGAATCAAAGAATCTTAGAAATGTTTGTTCTTTTGGTAATGAAATGCTTACATACAGTATGTTCTTTCCAACTAATTTTCTAGAAGTACAAAATTGCAACCAAAATAAAACTGACAAGGTAGTTGAAGAAATACGAAAAGGGAGTGGCAGAAGCATCATTAGCAGTACGAGTGCTAGGCTTTCTGCAATCAGTTGCCTTGAAGGAGACCAACATTTTCTCGAGGTCGAAGCCAATCAAGAAATTTGACTGAGCATAGCTTCCAAAAAGACCAACACCCTCACTCAATGGATTGCTTGAGTTGAGCGTTCCAAAACAGAACAACTtatcttgtttgttttgataaAACGTTTGTGCTGGTGCTAGCTGCACTTTAGCACCGCCATCAAAATGCACCGTCATCATTGGTGCTTTGGGATTAGTTGTGGCATTGTAGCAAAGCAGAGTTCCAGACGGGTCATTTACTTCGGTCGGTTTCAATGACGACGgttccatcttcttctttacttCTGTCACCAATCTGTCATAAAAATCTTGTGGCAACATTGTCACTTGTGTTCCTGAGTCAAGAAACATGTTCCCTTTTGAAACAGACCATGATGAGTTAAAAGGCACAAACTTATCTCCAACAGTAATTCCCTCCACTGTAACAAAATATTGGGTCTTGCCATCTTTGGTGATCAAAGGTGTTGAGACCACACCTTCACCTGAAACCTCACTCCCCTTCCCAAAACTCATGATGCTTGCATCATTGGGATGATCCGGATCGAACGGCACGAGACAATGTGAGAATTTTCTGCCTCCAACATAAggagaaatttgagaaataattGATAAGTTCCCAAGTCCAAGCCCTACTATTCCCATTTCATTTTTACCAAAAGTTTCCCCTGTATTGTTATGTCCACAACCAAACACAACATTTTTGAACGAAACTGGCTTCCCCGAGCTGGATCCAAATGTAATTGTCTCTTTGGCCATTACCCCTTGTGTTAGTGAATCATCCAT
Protein-coding regions in this window:
- the LOC18773271 gene encoding aspartic proteinase CDR1, which translates into the protein MASADTRGGLPLLHNYYGAMSMILIIIYLMVCHNSATATASSSSNLNNGGFSVKLIRRNSLKPPLYNHNHKAYRRLMGSSDDQTTPQSEIRRDKEDGEGAQLMKLSIGSPPYEIYAVADTGSTLLWTQCEPCPNCYKQKNPKFDPKKSSSYGTLPCSAKECTYANGTGYTSCSTDDQKVCNYNYTYMDDSLTQGVMAKETITFGSSSGKPVSFKNVVFGCGHNNTGETFGKNEMGIVGLGLGNLSIISQISPYVGGRKFSHCLVPFDPDHPNDASIMSFGKGSEVSGEGVVSTPLITKDGKTQYFVTVEGITVGDKFVPFNSSWSVSKGNMFLDSGTQVTMLPQDFYDRLVTEVKKKMEPSSLKPTEVNDPSGTLLCYNATTNPKAPMMTVHFDGGAKVQLAPAQTFYQNKQDKLFCFGTLNSSNPLSEGVGLFGSYAQSNFLIGFDLEKMLVSFKATDCRKPSTRTANDASATPFSYFFNYLVSFILVAILYF